The segment GTTGCGCGATCGGCAGCAGCGCCGAGCCGCCGGACTGCGCGCGGACCTGGATCATGCACGCCGCTTCGAAGAAGTACATCGCGACGAATGCGTCGGCCGGCGTGGCGCCGACGGTCAGCAATCCGTGGTTGCGCAGCATCAGGTACGTGTTGCCGCCCAGGTCGCGCACGAGGCGGGATTTCTCGCCTTCGCTGAGCGCAATGCCCTCGTAGTCGTGATAACCGAGCGATGCCAGCACGCCGAGCGATTGCTGCGACAGCGGCAGCAAGCCCGCTGCCTGCGCCGACACGGCGACGCCGTTGATCGAATGCGTATGCATCACGCACAGCGCGTCGTCGCGTGCCGCATGCACCGCGCTATGAATGGTGAAGCCGGCCGGATTGATCTCGTACGGCGACTCGGACACCTTGCGTCCGTCGAGATCGACCTTGACCAGCGACGACGCGGTGATCTCGTCGAACATCATTCCATACGGATTGATCAGGAAATGGTGCTCCGGGCCGGGCACGCGCGCGGAAATGTGGGTGAACACGAGATCGTCCCAGCCGAACAGCGCGGTGAGTCGATAGGCCGCCGCCAGGTTGACTCGCACATCCCATTCGGCGGGAGAAACCGCCTGCTTCGGGCTGACATCGGATAAGGCCACGTCGACACTCCTTGTTCAAGGTTGGATGCGGGCCGGGCCGCACGATGCGGCCCGGCGTGGGGGATTGCGTCAACCCGCCTGCGGCTTCGCGAGCTGATCGGCGACAGGCAGGCTGCGGATGCGCGTGCCGGTCGCCGCGAAGATCGCGTTGGTCAGCGCCGGCGCGACGGGCGGCAGGCCCGGCTCGCCGACACCACCGAGCGGCGTCGCAAAGTCGTCCGGCGCGACGAGATGCACGCGGATCTCGCGCGGCGCCTCGTTCATTCTCAGCACCTGGAAGCCGTTGAAGTTGCTCTGTTCCGGATGGCCATCCTTGAACGTGATCTCGCCGTGCAGCGCGATGCCGAGCCCCATCACTACCGCGCCCTCGAGCTGCGAGCGCACGCGCTCCGGATTGACCTGCGGCCCGCAGTCGATCGCGATGTCGACACGCGGCACCGAAATCCTGCCGTCCGCGCCGACCTGCACCTCGCACACGGCAGCCGTGTACGACACGAAGCTGCGATGCGCGGCGATCCCGAGCCCGTGCCCCTTCGGCAGCTTGCGGCCCCAGCCGGCTTCGCGCGCGACCGTCTCGACCACGCGCCGCAGCCGCCCGGCATCGACCGGATACAGCGCGGGATCCTCGCCGTAGTTCACGTTCTTCACCGTGATGTGCGGCTCGAAACGCCGTGCGGGCCCGATCAGCTCGAGCAGGAAATCCTTCGGGTCGCGGCCGGCCGCGTGCGCAAGCTCCGACACGAAGCTCTGGATCCCGAACGCGTGCGGGATGTTGTAGACCGAGCGGAACCAGCCGATCCGCGTGTGCGCTTCCACGGCCGGATTCTCGATCCGCACGTTCGGAATCGCGAACGGCAGATCCGCGATCCCTTGCGCAAGCTCGCCCGGCTGCTCGTGCACGACGCCCGCCCTGAACGTCGACTGGATCGACGGCGCGACCGTGCGATGCTGCCACGCGACCACCTTCCCCGATGCATCGATCCCGCCGTCGAACGCTTCGAGCGACACCGCGTGGAAATAGTCGTGCGCAATGTCGTCCTCGCGCGTGAACGTCAGCTTGACCGGCGCACCGACCGCCTTCGACAGCAGCGCCGCCTCCACCACGTAGTCCGGTTTCGACTTGCGGCCGAACCCGCCGCCGAGCAGCGTCACGTTGACCGTCACGCGCTCCGTCGGCAGCCCGAGCGCTTTCGCGATCTCGTCGCGCGTGGTCTGCGGCGCCTGCGTGCAGGCCCACACTTCGCAGCGGCCGTCGGCCACGCGCGCGACGGCCGCGGGCGGCTCCATCGTTGCATGCGCGAGATGCGGGATGTAGTACGTCGCACGCACGCGTTTCGCGGCGCCGGCAAGCGCCGCGGCCGCGTCGCCGTCGTTGCGGATCACGTCGCCCGGCTGCGCGGCGGCCGCTTCGAGCGTCTTGCGATACGCGGCCGAGTCGTAGCCCGCGTTGGGCCCATGCTTCCAGTCGATCTTCAGTTGCGCGCGCGCCTGGATGGCCGTCCACGTGTCGCGCGCGACGACGGCCACGCCGCCGAGCGGCTGGAAGCCGGACGGCAGCGGCGCCGACGCGAGCTGCACGACCCTGACGACGCCCGGCAGCTTCTCCGCGGTCGATGCGTCGACCGACGCCACCGTGTCGCCATAGGCCGGCGGTCGCGCGACGACCGCATACAGCATGCCGTCGAGCCGCGTGTCGATCCCGTAGTGCGCGCGGCCGCCGACGATGTCGCGTCCGTCGATCAGTGCGGTTTTGCCCTTGCCGATATAGCGAAATTCGGCCGGCGCTTTCAGCACCACGGCGGCAGGATCCGGCACCGGCAGCGCGGCCGCTTTCGCCGCGAGCTCGCCGAAGCCGAGCTTGCGCCCGCTCTTCGTGTCGACGACCTCGTGCACCGTCACCTTGACCTGCCGCGCGTCGACGCCCCACGCCGTCGCGGCAGCCTGCTCGAGCATCGTGCGCGCGGCCGCGCCCGCGCGGCGCAGCGCGGCGAAGCTCTGGCGCAGGCTGCGCGAGCCATCGGTGTTCTGGTTGCCATAGCGCGGCTCGTCGCCGACTGCCTGCGCGACCTTCACGCGCGCCCAGTCCGCACCCAGCTCGTCGGCGACCACGAGCGCGACGCTCGTGCGCACGCCCTGCCCCATCTCGGAGCGGATGCAGGTCACGGTGACGGTACCGTCCGGTGCGATCGCAACGAACAGGTGCGGATCGTCGCGCAACCCGTGCGGCATCCCGGCGCCGCCATATTGCGGATTCGCGCTGACGGGCGGCTGCACCGGTACGGCCGCGCGCACGAGCGACGGCACGCCGAACGCGAGCAGCAGCCCGCCGGAGGCGAAGCCGAGCAGCAGCGCGCGGCGGCTTTCGTTGTGGACGGAGAGTTCAGGCGCGCTCATGCGGCACCTCCGCTGCGCACGGCCAGCCGGATCGCCGCGCGGATGCGCGTATAGGTGCCGCAGCGGCAGATGTTGCCGGACATCGCATCGTCGATGTCGGCGTCGGTCGGATGGGGATTCGTCTTCAGCAGCGACGCGGCCTGCATGATCTGCCCGGACTGGCAGTAGCCGCACTGTGCGACGTTCAGTTCCTGCCATGCCTGCTGCAGCGGGTGCGTCAGGTCCGTCGACAGTCCCTCGATCGTCGTCACGCGTTTGCCGGAAGCAGCCGCGACGGGCGTGATGCACGAGCGGATCGCGACGCCGTCGAGATGCACCGTGCATGCGCCGCACAGCGCCATGCCGCAGCCGAACTTGGTGCCGGTGTGGCCGAGGACATCGCGCAGATACCAGAGCAACGGCATGTCGGGATTGCCGTCGAAGTGCTGTTCGCTACCGTTGACGGTCAGCGTGATCATCGTTCACCTCCTGGTTGCGACGCCCGCGTCGGACAGGCATCGGGTGGGGATTCGAACGGCGCGGCGCACATTCCGGACAACC is part of the Burkholderia pyrrocinia genome and harbors:
- a CDS encoding (2Fe-2S)-binding protein, which produces MITLTVNGSEQHFDGNPDMPLLWYLRDVLGHTGTKFGCGMALCGACTVHLDGVAIRSCITPVAAASGKRVTTIEGLSTDLTHPLQQAWQELNVAQCGYCQSGQIMQAASLLKTNPHPTDADIDDAMSGNICRCGTYTRIRAAIRLAVRSGGAA
- a CDS encoding xanthine dehydrogenase family protein molybdopterin-binding subunit, coding for MSAPELSVHNESRRALLLGFASGGLLLAFGVPSLVRAAVPVQPPVSANPQYGGAGMPHGLRDDPHLFVAIAPDGTVTVTCIRSEMGQGVRTSVALVVADELGADWARVKVAQAVGDEPRYGNQNTDGSRSLRQSFAALRRAGAAARTMLEQAAATAWGVDARQVKVTVHEVVDTKSGRKLGFGELAAKAAALPVPDPAAVVLKAPAEFRYIGKGKTALIDGRDIVGGRAHYGIDTRLDGMLYAVVARPPAYGDTVASVDASTAEKLPGVVRVVQLASAPLPSGFQPLGGVAVVARDTWTAIQARAQLKIDWKHGPNAGYDSAAYRKTLEAAAAQPGDVIRNDGDAAAALAGAAKRVRATYYIPHLAHATMEPPAAVARVADGRCEVWACTQAPQTTRDEIAKALGLPTERVTVNVTLLGGGFGRKSKPDYVVEAALLSKAVGAPVKLTFTREDDIAHDYFHAVSLEAFDGGIDASGKVVAWQHRTVAPSIQSTFRAGVVHEQPGELAQGIADLPFAIPNVRIENPAVEAHTRIGWFRSVYNIPHAFGIQSFVSELAHAAGRDPKDFLLELIGPARRFEPHITVKNVNYGEDPALYPVDAGRLRRVVETVAREAGWGRKLPKGHGLGIAAHRSFVSYTAAVCEVQVGADGRISVPRVDIAIDCGPQVNPERVRSQLEGAVVMGLGIALHGEITFKDGHPEQSNFNGFQVLRMNEAPREIRVHLVAPDDFATPLGGVGEPGLPPVAPALTNAIFAATGTRIRSLPVADQLAKPQAG
- a CDS encoding class II aldolase/adducin family protein; the encoded protein is MALSDVSPKQAVSPAEWDVRVNLAAAYRLTALFGWDDLVFTHISARVPGPEHHFLINPYGMMFDEITASSLVKVDLDGRKVSESPYEINPAGFTIHSAVHAARDDALCVMHTHSINGVAVSAQAAGLLPLSQQSLGVLASLGYHDYEGIALSEGEKSRLVRDLGGNTYLMLRNHGLLTVGATPADAFVAMYFFEAACMIQVRAQSGGSALLPIAQPILDGIRQQIAAVTRGMGAGALVWPGLRRRLDRRNPGYAE